The genomic stretch CAGAAAACTCACCGCACAAGTGCGCCATACATCCATGTAGTCCCTTCAGTGCGATTTTGCGTCGGCTTTGCGATGAAACGTCTGACAAGGACAGGAAAAAAACTTCGCAGACGATTGGTTCATGATCGTTTCGCTCGCCTTATCGCACACCGCTCACCCCCTCTAAAACAAGCCTTTGCGGTGATCCTGAGGCGTCTATTCAAGATTTATCAGTACGTATTTCGGCGCGGGTAAAAACCGCGAACGGAAACGTCTGGACATTTTTGACCCCGCCGTCGCTGCCCTCTTAGATTCGGCTCGTGCTTGCAAACAGCACACCCAAACAACAACCAAGGAGAAACCTCATGGGCTACATGGGCAGCTGGAACGCAAACCCTATCGATGAACTCGACGAGCAGGAAACACCCTCGGCAGAGCAGATTGAAGCACTGCAATTGACCGAGGAAGAACAGGCGGAACTGAACGCCGAGTGACAAGACCCGCGGGGGCCTCGCGCCCCTGCGGGCTTTCCAGGAGGGAAATCATGGACAAGACAAGGATGGCCGAGCGCGAGCTGACGGCCGATCAGGCAGAACGACGGATTCATGCCGAGCTTTCACTTCTGGGCCTCACACCGTTAACCCGCACACTCGGCCGCAAGGTCGTTGCCGTTCAGGCGAGTCTTCACGGCAGCGACAACCGTCATGCCCGTGGCTGCGGCAAGGGTTATGCGGATCAGGCACACCTGGGCGCGCTCTATGAAGCGCTTGAGCATTATTGGACGGATGAACGTCATGCCTTCGATGTTCACCACGAGACGGAACGCTATTTCAAAGACACGCCGATCTTTGCCGATGACTCGCTTCTGCACAGGCTCACCTGTCAGCAAAATGTACGCATACCCTGCAGGACCTATGTCTGTCCGCCGTGGCATGGCCTGTTTTCCTACCCGGTGGCGCTGACCTCGCCCAACGGTTCACGTCAGTACTCGCCACCGGGCACGGCCGACTACCGCGCCGTGCAACGCTATGCCAGCAACAGCGGCACTGCCATCGGCGCCACTTGCAGCGAAGCAATGCTGCACGCCACCAACGAATGCATCGAGCGCGATGCCGTGTCGCTGTTTCTGCTCAATCATTTCTATTACGAGAATCACCCGCCACTGCAGCGGGTGGCCCGCCTCGGTGACGGCGACGAACTCGGTCGCTTGTGGGCCGATGCCGAGCAGGAAGTCGGCAGCGAAATCGTGCTGGTGGATATCAGCAGCGAATTCAAGGCACGAACCTTTTTGGCATTTACGACGAAGCCGACGCCACATCCACAGGTATACGGCAGCGGCTGTTCCCTTGACCTACGTCACGCCGCATGGCGAGCGCTCACTGAGCTGGCGCAATTGCAGCTCAGCGCCGCCGAGCCCGAATACCACCAAACGCTGGTCAACGCGCTGCGCAACCTGCAGCCCTTTCCGCGTCTACTGCGTTGTGCGCAATTCGACCCGCAGACGCTGTTGCATCGCAGCCCGCAACACGAGGTGACGCTGCCCGGCGTTGGTGAGGACATGTCCGTAGACGATCAACTTCACTTGCTGACTCAAGACCTGCAAAGCCACGGCCGTACGCTGGGCACTTCGATCCTGAAGCAAACCAAGCTCGGCACAACCCTGATCAACGTGGTGATACCCGGACTGGAGAGGTTCTTCGTGGTCTCCAGCGGCAACGTGGTCATCCCTCAGGCCCGGGGCCGTGCTCTGGAGAGAGCAGCCCCATGAGCCGACTCGATCGCACCCGGGAACTGGCACTGGCCCGCTCCATGCCCCGTCACCTGAACGAGAACGGTGGCGTCGGCCATTACCTCGAACCGCCAGGCAGCGGGCTGCACCACGTTTTTTTCCTGCGCCTGAACGATCAGGTCTGGGTCGGCCGCAAACTCCTGCAACGTGACCGGCACTTTCGATGGCAGGCCAGCAGCGCACTCAAGCCCGGCATGCTGCTGGGCCCGCATCTCCATTCACTGTGGGGTGACGACGGTTTGTCGATCGGCTTTCGAACAGTTTCTGCCGAGAAAAAAACGCAAATCTTCGAGCGTGCATTCCGCCAGGCTGACAGCGAGATTCTGTTCCCGTTTCCGATACTCGACGCTGCCGGACGGGAAGCGGTCTGCCCGGCGGACTTCTGGCAATGCAGCCCGGTACTGGCCGAACAGCTGAACACCGACGAACAACACTTGCGCGCATATTGCGCCGGATTGCTCCAGGCGATCACCGCAACAGGTGCACTGATTTACGACCCCGCCTGCTCGACGGGCGAGTTCATTACCCATCTCGCCCGCGCCCTCCCCGACTGCCTGTGCCTGGGGACCGATCGCTCAGCCTCGATGATCGAACACGCTCGACAAACTCATGGGAGAACGTCTGTCGAGTTCCGTTTGCTCGATGCGAGTGAGGCTTTTGATGCCGGAATTCACTGCGATGTGCTGATCCTGCGTTTCCTGAATGCGGAAGTCTTGACCCGCCGTGAGGCCCGGGCCGCATTCGAGTCGCTCATCCGATGCGTCAAACCTGGCGGCACGATCCTCGTCTTTGGTCACACGCCGGTGCTGATCCCTGTCGCCTGGCTCGCTGCCACCCACCACCTGCAACTGGAATCCAGCGTTGCAGCGCGCCCGGGACAGGTCGAACTGTTCCAGTTCTATCGTCTGAAGGTCCTGCCAGCATGACGTTTTCCCTGCAAGGCAGAGGCTATTACCCGACCGGCGATGGCCATCAACTCTACTGGGAACGCCATGGCATTGCAGGAGGCGAACCGGTGTTTTTCCTGCATGGCGGCCCCGGTGGGCGCATCAGCCGCCATCATCTGGACTTCTTCGACCTGCGTCATTTCGACATCATCCTGTTTGACCAGCGCGGTTGCGGGCGCTCGACGCCTTACGGCGAACTGCGCAACAACACCACAGGGCTCTGCGTCGAAGACATCGATGCCCTGCGCCAGCACTTCGGCTTCGAAAAAATCAGTGTGCTGGGCGTTTCGTGGGGCAGCTGGCTGGCGATCCAGTACCAGCAGCGCTATCCGCAGCACCTGCTGAAAACCACACTGGTGTCGGTGTTCGTCCCATTCGCAGCCAATGTCCGGTCATACGATCAGGCACTCAACGACGGGTTGGCACAATCGCCTCAAGCGACGTCAGGCCATCGCGCCAGGGACATCTACCGGATACTCGGTGAAGGCTGCCCATTGCAACAGCGTGTCGCCGCCATTGAATGGTTGAATGGGGTTTTGCGCCGTACGGGGCAGACGGTTTGCCCCGGCACGCTGGAGCGTTTCGTCGATCAGGAAGCAGTGCTCGCGATCCGTCTGGAGCTGCATTACCACCTGCAAGGCTATTTCTTCCAGCCAGGGGACCAGGGCCTGACCCTCGATGACAACACCCTGCTGATCCAGGGCATCCGCGATACCTTCGGCATGGCCAGCATGCGCTGGCTCAGGCAACGCATGAACATTCACTGTCGTTTGCTGCACGCCGGGCACAACGCCTTTGAAGGCGCCATCCTCAAAGCCGTACGCCGGGCGGTGAAACGTGAAATCGAGGGCTGAAAAAAACGGCACCCGAAGGTGCCGTTCTGTTCCCCCAAAACGCTTACTTGCGTGCCGCCTCCCACGACTTGAGCAGTTCGTTGTAGCTCACGGTTTCGCCTTTCGGTTTCTCGTTGGCCAGTTTTGGTTTAGGTGCGCCAGGCTGATCGAACCAGTATTGCGCGTCGCGCTCGGGGTTCATTTTCGGGGCGCAGGTGGCCTGGGCCTTGGAGCGTTCCAGACGGGTCATGATCGCGTCCTGATCCTTGGCCAGACCGTCGAGCGCCTGTTGCGGGGTCTTGTCGCCGCTGGCGGCTTCGGCGATGTGGCTCCACCACAGTTGTGCCAGACGTGGATAGTCCGGCACGTTGGTGCCGGTCGGCGTCCATTGCACCCGGGCCGGGCTGCGGTAGAACTCGACCAGACCACCGAGTTTCGGTGCCAGGTCGGTCATGGCTTGCGAGTTGATGTCCGACTCGCGGATTGGTGTCAGGCCGACGATGGTTTTCTTCAGCGACACGGTTTTCGAGGTCACGAACTGCGCGTACAGCCAGGCCGCGAGTTTCTGCTTCTCAGGCGTGGACTTCATGAAGGTCCAGGAACCTACGTCCTGATAACCCAACTTCATGCCTTCTTCCCAGTACGGTCCGCGCGGCGACGGCGCCATCCGCCATTTCGGTGTGCCGTCGGCGTTGACCACCGGCAGGCCCGGTTTGGTCATGTCGGCAGTGAACGCGGTGTACCAGAAAATCTGCTGGGCGATGTTGCCCTGGGACGGTACGGGGCCGGACTCGGAGAAGGTCATGCCCGCCGCTTCCGGTGGCGCGTAAGCCTTGAGCCAGTCCACATACTTGGTCGTGGCGAACACCGCGGCCGGGCCGTTGGTGTCGCCGCCGCGGGTCACGCTGGAGCCCACCGGATGGCAGTCCTCGACGCGGATGCCCCACTCGTCCACCGGCAAGCCGTTGGGCAGGCCCTTGTCGCCGCCACCGGCCATGGAGAACCAGGCATCGGTGAAACGCCAGCCCAGCGACGGGTCTTTCTTGCCGTAGTCCATGTGCCCGTAGATGCGTTTGCCGTCGATTTCCTTGACGTCTTCGCTGAAGAACTTCGCGATGTCTTCATAGGCGGACCAGTTCACCGGCACGCCCAGCTCATAACCGTACTTTTCCTTGAACTTGGCTTTGAGGTCGGCGCGTTCAAACCAGTCGGCGCGGAACCAGTAGAGGTTGGCAAACTGCTGATCGGGCAATTGATAGATCTTGCCGTCCGGTGCGGTGGTGAAGGAAATGCCGATGAAGTCCTTGATGTCGAGGGTCGGCGAGGTGAAGTTCTTGCCTTCGTTGGCCATCAGGTCGGTGATCGACTCGGTCTTGCCGTAGCGAAAGTGCGTACCGATCAGGTCCGAGTCGTTGACCCAGCCGTCGTAGATGTTCTTGTCCGACTGCATCACGGTCTGCATTTTTTCCACGACGTCGCCTTCTTGCAGCAGGTCGTGGGTCAGCTTGATCCCGGTGATTTCGGTGAAGGCCTTGGCCAGCACCTTCGATTCATATTCGTGGGTGGTCAGGGTTTCGGAAACGACCTTGATTTCCATCCCGCGAAACGGCTCGGCGGCCTTGATGAACCACTTCAGTTCTTCGAGCTGCTGATCGGCCGTCAGGGTCGACGGCTTGAACTCGCTGCCGATCCATTTTTTTGCCGCGTCTTCGTACGCATCAGCCCAGGCGGTTGCGCTCAAACCGCTGAGTGCCAGCATGGCTGCCAATGAAATGCTATGTCGCAGCTTATTGTTTTTGTCGAACATAGAGACCTCCTGTTTAAGTTCTGGAGCACGATTGCCGAGCGATTCGACTAGCCCCAACGCATCACAGCCAACAGCCACACCAGGGACAACGCGGACGCTACCCAGATGCTCCAGTCGGTCACGCCGATTACCAGCAGGTGCAGGTAGGCGCTGCCGAGAAGACCGATGAACAAGCGATCGCCACGGGTGGTGGCAATCGGCAGAAACCCTCGCCGCAGGATGCTCGGCGAGCGCAGTTCCCAGGTGGTCATGCCCACCAGGATCAAGCCAATCACGATGAAAAATGCCGCCGTCGGGACGGTCCAGCTCATCCATTCCATCATCAGCTCCTCAGACCCGGCCCAGGGCAAAGCCCTTGGCCACGTGGTTGCGAACAAACCAGATCACCAGCATGCCCGGCAGGATGGTGAGCACCCCCGCCGCCGCCAGCACGCCCCAGTCGATACCGGACGCCGACACCGTACGCGTCATGACCGCCGCGATCGGCTTGGCGTTCACCGAGGTCAGCGTGCGTGCCAGCAGCAGTTCGACCCAGGAAAACATGAAGCAGAAAAACGCTGTCACCCCGATCCCGGAGCCGATCAGCGGGATGAAGATCTTCACGAAGAACTTGGGAAAGCTGTAGCCGTCGATGTAGGCGGTTTCGTCGATTTCCTTGGGCACGCCGGACATGAACCCTTCGAGAATCCACACCGCCAACGGCACGTTGAACAGGCAGTGCGCCAGTGCCACCGCGATGTGGGTGTCGAACAGACCAATCGACGAGTACAGCTGGAAGAACGGCAGCAGAAACACCGCCGGCGGCGCCATGCGGTTGGTCAGCAACCAGAAGAACAGGTGCTTGTCGCCGAGAAAGCGATAACGGGAAAACGCATAAGCCGCCGGCAACGCCACGCTCAGGGAAATCACCGTGTTCAGGCTCACGTAGTACAGCGAGTTGAGATAACCGGTGTACCAGCTCGGATCGGTGAAGATCACCTTGTAGTTGTGGAAGGTGAAATCCTGGGGAAACAGCGTCAGGCCGCCGAGGATTTCGGTGTTGCTCTTGAACGACATGTTCAGCAGCCAGTAGATCGGCACCAGCAGGAACAGGATGTAGAGCAGCAACGGGATCACTTTTCTCTTGCTCATGGCCGGGCCTCAGCGGTTGGCGTCGCTATGGGTCATGGCGGTATAGAACAGCCAGGACACCAGCAGGATGATCAGGAAGTACACCAGCGAAAAGGCTGCCGCTGGCCCCAGGTCGAATTGGCCTACGGCCATCTGGGTCAACGTCTGACTCAAGAAGGTCGTGGCATTGCCCGGCCCGCCGCCGGTGAGCACGAATGGCTCGGTGTAGATCATGAAACTGTCCATGAAGCGCAGCATCACCGCGATCAGCAGCACGCTTTTCAGCTTGGGCAACTGGATGTGCCGGAACACCGCCCAGGCCGAAGCCCGGTCGATCCGCGCCGCCTGGTAATACACATCGGGAATCGCCCGCAGCCCGGAGAAACACAGCAGCGCCACCAGCGAGGTCCAGTGCCACACGTCCATCACCAACACCGTGACCCACGCATCCATGGTGTTGGCCGCGTAGTTGTAGCTGATACCCATGGCGTTGAGGCTCGAACCCAACAGGCCGATGTCCGCACGACCGAAGATCTGCCAGATGGTGCCGACCACGTTCCATGGAATCAGCAACGGAATCGCCAGCACGATCAGCACCACCGACGACCAGCGGCCCTTGGTCGGCATCGTCAGGGCGATGGCAATCCCGAGGGGGATTTCGATCAGCAGCACGCACGCCGAATAGATGAACTGGCGCAGCAACGAGTCGTGCAGACGCGGATCGAGCAGCACTTGCTTGTACCAGTCAGCGCCGACGAAGTAGCGGCTGGACTGGTCGAAAATGTCCTGCACCGAGTAATTGACCACGGTCATCATCGGGATCACCGCACTGAATGCCACCAGCAGGAACACCGGCAACACCAGCCACCAGGCCTTGTTGTTCTGCACCTTGTTCATGGCTGCACCTCTTCGCTGGCTTCGAGCAGGAACTCATCGGCATAGACCATCAGCCACTGCGCCGGGAAACTGATGTACGCCGTGCCCTGCGGCACCGGTTTGTCTTCGGCCAGGCGCACTTTCAGCGGTGCACCGTCCAGATCCAGGGTCATGATCTTGTAGGTACCGAGGTCTTCGACGTGTACGACTCGCGCCTGCATCGCGTCATCGAACGGCTCGTCCCACACATGGATGAACTCGGGGCGGATGCCGACCTTCAGGTTTTTCCACTGGCCATGCTCGATATGCCGTTGCAGCGCGTCGGACAGCGGCAGATGGGTCGAATTGAAACCGACCCCGCCCGGTTGCGGCTGCACCTCGATCAGGTTCATCCCGGGGCTACCGATGAAGTAGCCGACAAAGGTGTGGCTCGGCCGCTCGAACAACTCCCGAGGCGTGCCGAACTGGACGATCTGGCCGCCGTACATCACCGCGATCTTGTCGGCGAAGGTCGAGGCCTCCAGTTGATCGTGGGTGACGTAGACCATGGTGATGTTGAACTGCTCGTGGATCTGCTTGAGCTTGCGCCGCAGTTTCCATTTCAGGTGCGGGTCGATCACTGTCAGCGGCTCGTCGAAGAGGATCGCCGAGACGTCGTCGCGCACCAGACCACGGCCCATGGAGACTTTCTGTTTTTCGTCAGCGGTCAGGTTGCGTGCCTTTTTGCTCAACAGGTTTTGCAGGTCGAGGACTTCGGCGATTTCCTGCACCTTGCTGTGCACTTTCGCCTCGGCCATGCCCTGATTGCGCAGCGGGAAGGCCAGGTTATCGAACACGGTCATGGTGTCGTAGACCACCGGAAACTGGAAAACCTGCGCGATGTTGCGTTTCTCCGGGGTCAGGTCGTTGACCGCTTTGCCGTCGAACAGTACGTGGCCCTGAGACGGGCTGAGCAGGCCGGAAATGATGTTGAGCAAGGTCGACTTGCCGCAACCCGATGGCCCGAGCAAGGCATAGGCGCCGCCCTGCTCCCAGATGTGGTCCATCTCGCGGATCGCATAGTCCTCGGGCCCGGCGGGAGTGCTGGTGTAACTGTGGGCGAGGTGTTGCAAACGGATTTCGGCCATCAGGCAACCCTCGCGACACGCCGGCCCGGTGCCTGCACCAGACGACCCTGCGCATCGAACACAAACAGTTTATGGGTCGGGATATAGATGCGGATCGGCGCATCGACGTCGTATTCGTGAACGCCCGGCAAATGCAGCACCAGCAGGAAATGCTCGTTGCGCACGTGCAGGAAGGTTTCCGAACCGCTGATCTCCGCCACCTCGACGGTCACCGCCAGTTCCAGGTCGTCGTCGTTGCTCGGCACCAGCGAGATATGGCTTGGACGCACACCGAAACGGAACTCGCCTTCGCCCACCGGGCGCAGATCGACGTTCAACGGGAAGTGCACGAAGTTGGCGAAACTCACTTCATTACCGGCGATGCGTCCCGGCATCAGGTTGATCGGCGGCTCGGAGAACAATTCAGCCGCGAGCACCGTTTGTGGCTGGTGATAGACCTCGGTCGACGGGCCGCTCTGGATCACCCGGCCTTCGTGAAGAATGGTGGTGGTGCCGCCCAGCGCCAGCGCTTCGTTGGGCTCGGTGGTGGCGTAGATGGCGATGGTGTGGCGCGCCTTGAACAGCTCGCGCATTTCCTGGCGCAGTTCTTCGCGCAGTTTGTAGTCGAGGTTGACCAGCGGTTCATCGAACAGGATCAACTCGGCATCCTTGACCAGCGCCCGGGCCATGGCCGTGCGCTGTTGCTGGCCACCGGAGAGTTCCAGCGGATAGCGCTTCAGGAACTTCTCGATGCGCAGCATCTTCGCGGTTTCCTGCACCTTGCTCTGGATCTGCTCGTTGGAGATCCCGGCCTGGCGCAGCGGCGAGGCAATGTTCTCGAACACCGTCATGGTCGGGTAGTTGATGAACTGCTGATAGACCATCGACACGTTGCGCAGACGCACCGGGCGTTGGGTGACATCGACGCTGTTCATCAGGATCCGGCCGCTGTCG from Pseudomonas allokribbensis encodes the following:
- a CDS encoding YcaO-like family protein; its protein translation is MDKTRMAERELTADQAERRIHAELSLLGLTPLTRTLGRKVVAVQASLHGSDNRHARGCGKGYADQAHLGALYEALEHYWTDERHAFDVHHETERYFKDTPIFADDSLLHRLTCQQNVRIPCRTYVCPPWHGLFSYPVALTSPNGSRQYSPPGTADYRAVQRYASNSGTAIGATCSEAMLHATNECIERDAVSLFLLNHFYYENHPPLQRVARLGDGDELGRLWADAEQEVGSEIVLVDISSEFKARTFLAFTTKPTPHPQVYGSGCSLDLRHAAWRALTELAQLQLSAAEPEYHQTLVNALRNLQPFPRLLRCAQFDPQTLLHRSPQHEVTLPGVGEDMSVDDQLHLLTQDLQSHGRTLGTSILKQTKLGTTLINVVIPGLERFFVVSSGNVVIPQARGRALERAAP
- a CDS encoding class I SAM-dependent methyltransferase, producing MPRHLNENGGVGHYLEPPGSGLHHVFFLRLNDQVWVGRKLLQRDRHFRWQASSALKPGMLLGPHLHSLWGDDGLSIGFRTVSAEKKTQIFERAFRQADSEILFPFPILDAAGREAVCPADFWQCSPVLAEQLNTDEQHLRAYCAGLLQAITATGALIYDPACSTGEFITHLARALPDCLCLGTDRSASMIEHARQTHGRTSVEFRLLDASEAFDAGIHCDVLILRFLNAEVLTRREARAAFESLIRCVKPGGTILVFGHTPVLIPVAWLAATHHLQLESSVAARPGQVELFQFYRLKVLPA
- a CDS encoding alpha/beta fold hydrolase produces the protein MTFSLQGRGYYPTGDGHQLYWERHGIAGGEPVFFLHGGPGGRISRHHLDFFDLRHFDIILFDQRGCGRSTPYGELRNNTTGLCVEDIDALRQHFGFEKISVLGVSWGSWLAIQYQQRYPQHLLKTTLVSVFVPFAANVRSYDQALNDGLAQSPQATSGHRARDIYRILGEGCPLQQRVAAIEWLNGVLRRTGQTVCPGTLERFVDQEAVLAIRLELHYHLQGYFFQPGDQGLTLDDNTLLIQGIRDTFGMASMRWLRQRMNIHCRLLHAGHNAFEGAILKAVRRAVKREIEG
- a CDS encoding ABC transporter substrate-binding protein, giving the protein MFDKNNKLRHSISLAAMLALSGLSATAWADAYEDAAKKWIGSEFKPSTLTADQQLEELKWFIKAAEPFRGMEIKVVSETLTTHEYESKVLAKAFTEITGIKLTHDLLQEGDVVEKMQTVMQSDKNIYDGWVNDSDLIGTHFRYGKTESITDLMANEGKNFTSPTLDIKDFIGISFTTAPDGKIYQLPDQQFANLYWFRADWFERADLKAKFKEKYGYELGVPVNWSAYEDIAKFFSEDVKEIDGKRIYGHMDYGKKDPSLGWRFTDAWFSMAGGGDKGLPNGLPVDEWGIRVEDCHPVGSSVTRGGDTNGPAAVFATTKYVDWLKAYAPPEAAGMTFSESGPVPSQGNIAQQIFWYTAFTADMTKPGLPVVNADGTPKWRMAPSPRGPYWEEGMKLGYQDVGSWTFMKSTPEKQKLAAWLYAQFVTSKTVSLKKTIVGLTPIRESDINSQAMTDLAPKLGGLVEFYRSPARVQWTPTGTNVPDYPRLAQLWWSHIAEAASGDKTPQQALDGLAKDQDAIMTRLERSKAQATCAPKMNPERDAQYWFDQPGAPKPKLANEKPKGETVSYNELLKSWEAARK
- a CDS encoding DUF2160 domain-containing protein gives rise to the protein MEWMSWTVPTAAFFIVIGLILVGMTTWELRSPSILRRGFLPIATTRGDRLFIGLLGSAYLHLLVIGVTDWSIWVASALSLVWLLAVMRWG
- a CDS encoding carbohydrate ABC transporter permease, which codes for MSKRKVIPLLLYILFLLVPIYWLLNMSFKSNTEILGGLTLFPQDFTFHNYKVIFTDPSWYTGYLNSLYYVSLNTVISLSVALPAAYAFSRYRFLGDKHLFFWLLTNRMAPPAVFLLPFFQLYSSIGLFDTHIAVALAHCLFNVPLAVWILEGFMSGVPKEIDETAYIDGYSFPKFFVKIFIPLIGSGIGVTAFFCFMFSWVELLLARTLTSVNAKPIAAVMTRTVSASGIDWGVLAAAGVLTILPGMLVIWFVRNHVAKGFALGRV
- a CDS encoding carbohydrate ABC transporter permease — its product is MNKVQNNKAWWLVLPVFLLVAFSAVIPMMTVVNYSVQDIFDQSSRYFVGADWYKQVLLDPRLHDSLLRQFIYSACVLLIEIPLGIAIALTMPTKGRWSSVVLIVLAIPLLIPWNVVGTIWQIFGRADIGLLGSSLNAMGISYNYAANTMDAWVTVLVMDVWHWTSLVALLCFSGLRAIPDVYYQAARIDRASAWAVFRHIQLPKLKSVLLIAVMLRFMDSFMIYTEPFVLTGGGPGNATTFLSQTLTQMAVGQFDLGPAAAFSLVYFLIILLVSWLFYTAMTHSDANR
- a CDS encoding ABC transporter ATP-binding protein, coding for MAEIRLQHLAHSYTSTPAGPEDYAIREMDHIWEQGGAYALLGPSGCGKSTLLNIISGLLSPSQGHVLFDGKAVNDLTPEKRNIAQVFQFPVVYDTMTVFDNLAFPLRNQGMAEAKVHSKVQEIAEVLDLQNLLSKKARNLTADEKQKVSMGRGLVRDDVSAILFDEPLTVIDPHLKWKLRRKLKQIHEQFNITMVYVTHDQLEASTFADKIAVMYGGQIVQFGTPRELFERPSHTFVGYFIGSPGMNLIEVQPQPGGVGFNSTHLPLSDALQRHIEHGQWKNLKVGIRPEFIHVWDEPFDDAMQARVVHVEDLGTYKIMTLDLDGAPLKVRLAEDKPVPQGTAYISFPAQWLMVYADEFLLEASEEVQP
- a CDS encoding ABC transporter ATP-binding protein gives rise to the protein MSLTLEHVSRTVEGQTWIDDASLKFEPGSFNVLLGRTLSGKTSLMRLMAGLDKPDSGRILMNSVDVTQRPVRLRNVSMVYQQFINYPTMTVFENIASPLRQAGISNEQIQSKVQETAKMLRIEKFLKRYPLELSGGQQQRTAMARALVKDAELILFDEPLVNLDYKLREELRQEMRELFKARHTIAIYATTEPNEALALGGTTTILHEGRVIQSGPSTEVYHQPQTVLAAELFSEPPINLMPGRIAGNEVSFANFVHFPLNVDLRPVGEGEFRFGVRPSHISLVPSNDDDLELAVTVEVAEISGSETFLHVRNEHFLLVLHLPGVHEYDVDAPIRIYIPTHKLFVFDAQGRLVQAPGRRVARVA